One stretch of Miscanthus floridulus cultivar M001 chromosome 18, ASM1932011v1, whole genome shotgun sequence DNA includes these proteins:
- the LOC136520829 gene encoding E3 ubiquitin-protein ligase BIG BROTHER-like isoform X3 — protein sequence MATVGQSGALRRVTVHYANSPTRSTVAEEGLHQSILEGAYSNQQNHMRGAGPRGPYDYSQSQEYHGESSTAAAATATRNSGMDQQIASDFEYAKQLQQEMEDLSVEDDDDDISCVPSPSDSDDEHDHHDEEEEADRQDGNGDDDDVDPDNMTYEQRQALVESVGTEDRGLSDELISYLEPWKYKAVKASGFFSRKTNHEDCPICLSTFRSRETMITLPCRHHYHAACGTKWLKINKTCPVCKYELFGPS from the exons ATGGCCACCGTGGGGCAGTCCGGGGCCCTGAGAAGGGTCACCGTGCACTACGCCAACTCGCCCACCCGCAGCACGGTGGCAGAG GAGGGTTTACACCAATCGATCTTGGAAGGAGCATACAGCAACCAGCAGAACCATATGAGAGGTGCAGGACCCAGGGGCCCGTATGACTATTCACAGTCACAGGAATACCATGGAGAGAGCAGCACTGCTGCAGCAGCAACTGCTACCAGGAATTCAGGCATGGATCAACAGATCGCCTCAGACTTCGAGTACGCCAAGCAGCTCCAGCAGGAGATGGAGGACCTCAGCgtcgaagacgacgacgacg ATATCAGCTGCGTGCCGTCTCCATCTGACTCTGACGATGAGCATGACCATCacgatgaagaggaagag GCTGACAGGCAGGATGgtaatggtgatgatgatgatgttgatcCAGACAACATGACTTATGAG CAAAGACAGGCACTTGTAGAATCTGTGGGGACTGAGGACAGAGGTTTATCCGATGAGCTCATCTCCTATCTGGAGCCATGGAAGTACAAGGCAGTCAAGGCATCAGGGTTTTTCTCCCGGAAAACAAACCATGAAGA CTGCCCTATCTGCTTGTCCACTTTCAGAAGCCGTGAGACCATGATAACGTTGCCGTGCAGGCATCACTACCACGCAGCTTGTGGCACCAAATGGCTCAAGATCAACAAG ACTTGCCCTGTATGCAAATATGAACTGTTTGGACCTTCCTAG
- the LOC136520827 gene encoding pentatricopeptide repeat-containing protein At5g08510-like yields the protein MTQGGEGPLPTPAMMEQARRLHARLLRRGERRLQPLLLRVLATGDLRYAARLLDSYPSSSSSSSPTSPPSAPLHNRLLHALAAARHPLLLPCFARAHRLRLLTPLSFTLLFSSSSTTQRFAACAHALLTKSGHAASCGDPYLASALVASYARSGLLAESRRVFDELPHSDAAARNALLSAYARGGRVGDAEALFAGMPDRNVVSWTAMVSGYAQNGRHEDAVRTFLEMWEGAGVRPNEVTVSSVLPACAAVGALALGRKVERYVRGRGMLRNVYVANALVEMYAKCGSIRRAWMVFRGIGTRRDLCSWNSMIMAFAVHGLWREALGLFHKLRMTWAKPDGITFVGVILACTHGGLVDEGKLLFNSMTEEFGLKPRIEHYGCMVDLLGRAGLLKEADSLIASMPMEPDAVIWGALLGACSFHGNLELAELAVEKLMHLEPQNTANLVVLSNIYASRGKWDGVAQVWKLLKEKDHKKSAGYSFIELDGRMHKFLVEDKSHPRYEMVYDTLDSITLTMKLVNLENSEVES from the exons ATGACGCAGGGAGGAGAGGGCCCATTGCCAACGCCGGCGATGATGGAGCAAGCGAGGCGGCTGCACGCGCGCCTGCTCCGCCGCGGGGAGCGCCGCCTACAGCCGCTGCTGCTGCGCGTGCTCGCGACCGGGGACCTACGCTACGCCGCGCGCCTGCTCGACTCCTAcccttcgtcgtcgtcgtcgtcgtcgcccacGTCCCCGCCGTCCGCGCCGCTCCACAACCGCCTACTCCACGCACTGGCCGCCGCGCGCCACCCGCTGCTGCTCCCCTGCTTCGCTCGCGCGcaccgcctccgcctcctgaCCCCGCTCTCCTTCaccctcctcttctcctcctcctccacaaccCAACGGTTCGCCGCGTGCGCGCACGCGCTGCTGACCAAGTCCGGGCACGCCGCGTCGTGCGGCGACCCCTACCTCGCGTCGGCGCTCGTCGCCTCCTACGCCAGGTCCGGCCTCCTAGCGGAGTCCCGGCGGGTGTTCGACGAGCTGCCACACAGTGACGCGGCCGCGCGCAACGCGCTGCTGTCGGCGTACGCGCGCGGCGGGCGGGTGGGCGACGCGGAGGCGCTGTTCGCGGGAATGCCCGACCGGAACGTGGTCTCCTGGACGGCGATGGTGTCGGGGTACGCGCAGAACGGGAGGCACGAGGACGCGGTGCGCACGTTCCTGGAGATGTGGGAGGGGGCCGGGGTGCGGCCCAATGAGGTCACCGTCAGCAGCGTGCTGCCCGCGTGCGCCGCGGTCGGGGCCTTGGCGCTGGGGAGGAAGGTGGAGCGGTATGTGAGGGGGAGAGGGATGCTCAGGAACGTGTATGTCGCGAATGCTCTGGTCGAGATGTATGCCAAGTGTGGCAGCATTCGTCGGGCTTGGATGGTGTTTCGGGGTATCGGGACGCGGAGGGATCTTTGTTCTTGGAACTCGATGATCATGGCGTTTGCTGTGCATGGACTCTGGAGGGAGGCGCTGGGCTTGTTTCATAAATTGAGG ATGACATGGGCTAAACCAGATGGCATTACATTTGTTGGAGTCATTTTGGCCTGTACTCATGGAGGCTTGGTGGATGAAGGCAAGCTGCTCTTCAACTCAATGACAGAggagttcggtctgaagccaagaATCGAGCACTATGGTTGCATGGTTGACCTGCTGGGGCGTGCTGGTCTGCTAAAAGAAGCTGACAGTCTGATCGCGAGCATGCCAATGGAGCCTGACGCCGTAATCTGGGGAGCGTTGCTTGGAGCTTGCAGCTTCCATGGCAATTTGGAGCTAGCCGAACTAGCAGTGGAAAAACTAAtgcacctggagccgcagaataCAGCAAACCTAGTGGTCCTTTCAAATATATACGCGTCACGTGGCAAATGGGACGGTGTTGCCCAGGTATGGAAGTTGCTAAAGGAAAAAGATCACAAGAAATCTGCTGGTTACAGCTTTATTGAGTTAGATGGTAGGATGCACAAGTTCCTGGTTGAGGATAAGTCGCATCCAAGATATGAGATGGTATATGACACCCTGGATAGCATCACACTGACcatgaagcttgtcaacttggaAAATTCAGAAGTGGAAAGCTAA
- the LOC136520829 gene encoding E3 ubiquitin-protein ligase BIG BROTHER-like isoform X2, with protein MATVGQSGALRRVTVHYANSPTRSTVAEVSLDDLDDELLQFVLADLLPGQEGLHQSILEGAYSNQQNHMRGAGPRGPYDYSQSQEYHGESSTAAAATATRNSGMDQQIASDFEYAKQLQQEMEDLSVEDDDDDISCVPSPSDSDDEHDHHDEEEEADRQDGNGDDDDVDPDNMTYEQRQALVESVGTEDRGLSDELISYLEPWKYKAVKASGFFSRKTNHEDCPICLSTFRSRETMITLPCRHHYHAACGTKWLKINKGHGNSERGGGRRR; from the exons ATGGCCACCGTGGGGCAGTCCGGGGCCCTGAGAAGGGTCACCGTGCACTACGCCAACTCGCCCACCCGCAGCACGGTGGCAGAGGTGAGCCTTGACGACCTCGACGACGAGCTGCTCCAGTTTGTCCTCGCCGATCTTCTTCCTGGC CAGGAGGGTTTACACCAATCGATCTTGGAAGGAGCATACAGCAACCAGCAGAACCATATGAGAGGTGCAGGACCCAGGGGCCCGTATGACTATTCACAGTCACAGGAATACCATGGAGAGAGCAGCACTGCTGCAGCAGCAACTGCTACCAGGAATTCAGGCATGGATCAACAGATCGCCTCAGACTTCGAGTACGCCAAGCAGCTCCAGCAGGAGATGGAGGACCTCAGCgtcgaagacgacgacgacg ATATCAGCTGCGTGCCGTCTCCATCTGACTCTGACGATGAGCATGACCATCacgatgaagaggaagag GCTGACAGGCAGGATGgtaatggtgatgatgatgatgttgatcCAGACAACATGACTTATGAG CAAAGACAGGCACTTGTAGAATCTGTGGGGACTGAGGACAGAGGTTTATCCGATGAGCTCATCTCCTATCTGGAGCCATGGAAGTACAAGGCAGTCAAGGCATCAGGGTTTTTCTCCCGGAAAACAAACCATGAAGA CTGCCCTATCTGCTTGTCCACTTTCAGAAGCCGTGAGACCATGATAACGTTGCCGTGCAGGCATCACTACCACGCAGCTTGTGGCACCAAATGGCTCAAGATCAACAAG GGTCATGGGAACAGCGAGCGAGGTGGGGGGCGGCGGCGATGA
- the LOC136520829 gene encoding E3 ubiquitin-protein ligase BIG BROTHER-like isoform X1 — MATVGQSGALRRVTVHYANSPTRSTVAEVSLDDLDDELLQFVLADLLPGQEGLHQSILEGAYSNQQNHMRGAGPRGPYDYSQSQEYHGESSTAAAATATRNSGMDQQIASDFEYAKQLQQEMEDLSVEDDDDDISCVPSPSDSDDEHDHHDEEEEADRQDGNGDDDDVDPDNMTYEQRQALVESVGTEDRGLSDELISYLEPWKYKAVKASGFFSRKTNHEDCPICLSTFRSRETMITLPCRHHYHAACGTKWLKINKTCPVCKYELFGPS, encoded by the exons ATGGCCACCGTGGGGCAGTCCGGGGCCCTGAGAAGGGTCACCGTGCACTACGCCAACTCGCCCACCCGCAGCACGGTGGCAGAGGTGAGCCTTGACGACCTCGACGACGAGCTGCTCCAGTTTGTCCTCGCCGATCTTCTTCCTGGC CAGGAGGGTTTACACCAATCGATCTTGGAAGGAGCATACAGCAACCAGCAGAACCATATGAGAGGTGCAGGACCCAGGGGCCCGTATGACTATTCACAGTCACAGGAATACCATGGAGAGAGCAGCACTGCTGCAGCAGCAACTGCTACCAGGAATTCAGGCATGGATCAACAGATCGCCTCAGACTTCGAGTACGCCAAGCAGCTCCAGCAGGAGATGGAGGACCTCAGCgtcgaagacgacgacgacg ATATCAGCTGCGTGCCGTCTCCATCTGACTCTGACGATGAGCATGACCATCacgatgaagaggaagag GCTGACAGGCAGGATGgtaatggtgatgatgatgatgttgatcCAGACAACATGACTTATGAG CAAAGACAGGCACTTGTAGAATCTGTGGGGACTGAGGACAGAGGTTTATCCGATGAGCTCATCTCCTATCTGGAGCCATGGAAGTACAAGGCAGTCAAGGCATCAGGGTTTTTCTCCCGGAAAACAAACCATGAAGA CTGCCCTATCTGCTTGTCCACTTTCAGAAGCCGTGAGACCATGATAACGTTGCCGTGCAGGCATCACTACCACGCAGCTTGTGGCACCAAATGGCTCAAGATCAACAAG ACTTGCCCTGTATGCAAATATGAACTGTTTGGACCTTCCTAG